The Triticum aestivum cultivar Chinese Spring chromosome 7B, IWGSC CS RefSeq v2.1, whole genome shotgun sequence genome window below encodes:
- the LOC123156268 gene encoding motile sperm domain-containing protein 2 isoform X2, whose product MAATCSLRSVVRAPPPPRGLAGARRAVRCCSSAAPTGASTSKLVLEVKERLQREHPGLPTGRSGRDDDEMILWFLKDRKFAVDEAVPKLAKAIKWRQDFRVSELSEESVKGLYQTGKAYVHDSFDINGRPVLVVVAAKHFPSKQDSLENEKLCAFLVEKALRNLPMGTDNILGIFDLRGFGVENGDLQFLKFLIDVFYYYYPKRLGEVLFVDAPFVFQPMWQLVKPLLKQYASLIL is encoded by the exons ATGGCCGCAACCTGCTCGCTCCGTTCCGTCGTccgagctccgccgcctccgcGGGGCCTCGCCGGGGCCAGGAGGGCGGTGCGCTGCTGCAGCAGCGCCGCTCCCACCGGCGCCTCCACATCAAAG CTCGTCCTGGAGGTCAAGGAGAGGCTCCAAAGGGAGCATCCGGGCCTCCCGACGGGCAGGAGCGGCAGGGATGACGACGAGATGATCCTCTGGTTCTTGAAGGACAGGAAGTTCGCTGTAGATGAAGCCGTCCCCAAACTGGCCAAGGCCATC AAATGGCGTCAGGATTTCCGCGTGTCGGAATTATCAGAAGAATCAGTGAAAGGATTGTACCAAACTGGCAAAGCATATGTGCATGATTCTTTTGACATCAACGGCAGGCCTGTGCTAGTAGTAGTGGCAGCCAAACATTTCCCTTCT AAACAAGACTCACTTGAAAATGAGAAGCTATGTGCCTTTTTGGTCGAAAAGGCTTTACGTAACCTTCCCATGGGAACAGATAATATACTTGGAATTTTCGATCTTCGAGGCTTTGGTGTAGAAAATGGTGATCTCCAATTCTTAAAGTTTTTG ATCGATGTGTTCTACTATTACTATCCCAAGCGGCTTGGCGAAGTTCTATTTGTGGATGCACCATTTGTGTTTCAGCCAATGTGGCAGCTTGTTAAACCTCTGCTGAAACAATATGCCTCCTTG ATTTTGTGA
- the LOC123156268 gene encoding motile sperm domain-containing protein 2 isoform X1 codes for MAATCSLRSVVRAPPPPRGLAGARRAVRCCSSAAPTGASTSKLVLEVKERLQREHPGLPTGRSGRDDDEMILWFLKDRKFAVDEAVPKLAKAIKWRQDFRVSELSEESVKGLYQTGKAYVHDSFDINGRPVLVVVAAKHFPSKQDSLENEKLCAFLVEKALRNLPMGTDNILGIFDLRGFGVENGDLQFLKFLIDVFYYYYPKRLGEVLFVDAPFVFQPMWQLVKPLLKQYASLVRFCDAETVRKEYFTEETVPPDFRR; via the exons ATGGCCGCAACCTGCTCGCTCCGTTCCGTCGTccgagctccgccgcctccgcGGGGCCTCGCCGGGGCCAGGAGGGCGGTGCGCTGCTGCAGCAGCGCCGCTCCCACCGGCGCCTCCACATCAAAG CTCGTCCTGGAGGTCAAGGAGAGGCTCCAAAGGGAGCATCCGGGCCTCCCGACGGGCAGGAGCGGCAGGGATGACGACGAGATGATCCTCTGGTTCTTGAAGGACAGGAAGTTCGCTGTAGATGAAGCCGTCCCCAAACTGGCCAAGGCCATC AAATGGCGTCAGGATTTCCGCGTGTCGGAATTATCAGAAGAATCAGTGAAAGGATTGTACCAAACTGGCAAAGCATATGTGCATGATTCTTTTGACATCAACGGCAGGCCTGTGCTAGTAGTAGTGGCAGCCAAACATTTCCCTTCT AAACAAGACTCACTTGAAAATGAGAAGCTATGTGCCTTTTTGGTCGAAAAGGCTTTACGTAACCTTCCCATGGGAACAGATAATATACTTGGAATTTTCGATCTTCGAGGCTTTGGTGTAGAAAATGGTGATCTCCAATTCTTAAAGTTTTTG ATCGATGTGTTCTACTATTACTATCCCAAGCGGCTTGGCGAAGTTCTATTTGTGGATGCACCATTTGTGTTTCAGCCAATGTGGCAGCTTGTTAAACCTCTGCTGAAACAATATGCCTCCTTG GTAAGATTTTGTGATGCCGAGACCGTGAGAAAAGAGTACTTCACAGAAGAAACCGTGCCTCCCGATTTCCGCCGTTAG
- the LOC123156271 gene encoding uncharacterized protein, with translation MLRLRSCVVAHLLPSPITSHGYALRRLLSATTAVSPPTGFAVEEYLVGTCGLTRAQALKASAKLSHLKSPAKPDAVLAFLAGLGLSSADVAALVARDPKFLCAGVEATLSPIVVELTGLGLSS, from the coding sequence ATGCTCCGCCTCCGGAGCTGCGTCGTCGCGCACCTGCTCCCCTCTCCCATCACCTCTCACGGCTACGCTCTCCGCCGACTCCTCTCCGCCACCACCGCCGTTTCCCCACCCACCGGATTCGCCGTCGAGGAGTACCTGGTCGGCACCTGCGGCCTCACCCGAGCACAAGCGCTCAAGGCCTCTGCAAAGCTCTCCCACCTCAAGTCCCCCGCCAAGCCCGACGCCGtcctcgccttcctcgccggcctcggcctctccagcgccgacgtcgccgccctcgtcgcgcGGGATCCCAAGTTCCTCTGCGCCGGCGTGGAGGCGACCCTGTCCCCCATCGTCGTCGAGCTCACGGGCCTCGGGCTGTCGTCCTGA
- the LOC123156268 gene encoding CRAL-TRIO domain-containing protein C365.01 isoform X3 — protein sequence MAATCSLRSVVRAPPPPRGLAGARRAVRCCSSAAPTGASTSKLVLEVKERLQREHPGLPTGRSGRDDDEMILWFLKDRKFAVDEAVPKLAKAIKWRQDFRVSELSEESVKGLYQTGKAYVHDSFDINGRPVLVVVAAKHFPSKQDSLENEKLCAFLVEKALRNLPMGTDNILGIFDLRGFGVENGDLQFLKFLRFFRSMCSTITIPSGLAKFYLWMHHLCFSQCGSLLNLC from the exons ATGGCCGCAACCTGCTCGCTCCGTTCCGTCGTccgagctccgccgcctccgcGGGGCCTCGCCGGGGCCAGGAGGGCGGTGCGCTGCTGCAGCAGCGCCGCTCCCACCGGCGCCTCCACATCAAAG CTCGTCCTGGAGGTCAAGGAGAGGCTCCAAAGGGAGCATCCGGGCCTCCCGACGGGCAGGAGCGGCAGGGATGACGACGAGATGATCCTCTGGTTCTTGAAGGACAGGAAGTTCGCTGTAGATGAAGCCGTCCCCAAACTGGCCAAGGCCATC AAATGGCGTCAGGATTTCCGCGTGTCGGAATTATCAGAAGAATCAGTGAAAGGATTGTACCAAACTGGCAAAGCATATGTGCATGATTCTTTTGACATCAACGGCAGGCCTGTGCTAGTAGTAGTGGCAGCCAAACATTTCCCTTCT AAACAAGACTCACTTGAAAATGAGAAGCTATGTGCCTTTTTGGTCGAAAAGGCTTTACGTAACCTTCCCATGGGAACAGATAATATACTTGGAATTTTCGATCTTCGAGGCTTTGGTGTAGAAAATGGTGATCTCCAATTCTTAAAGTTTTTG AGATTTTTCAGATCGATGTGTTCTACTATTACTATCCCAAGCGGCTTGGCGAAGTTCTATTTGTGGATGCACCATTTGTGTTTCAGCCAATGTGGCAGCTTGTTAAACCTCTGCTGA
- the LOC123156270 gene encoding uncharacterized protein has translation MGAARLTGGLCGARAWSPGPRHARSPACHKDPTPRTLSRHTAALCIPIQTQTHRHRAFGSSCSAAPMGLCLSVALWKDKAYARRRAVQHDGAVDVMVRGGSGGGVTGYGLLAGGGVPEAEEAVAVAAPRASGALGTPARPIWQRRVLMGVKCRLPKFSGMILYDERGRPVGGGVRDRARDQEKHAAAIDNILRDLHWSSRSPAGSLIPASARSS, from the exons ATGGGAGCGGCAAGGCTCACGGGCGGCCTGTGCGGTGCGCGCGCCTGGTCCCCCGGCCCCCGCCACGCTCGCTCGCCCGCCTGCCATAAGGATCCCACCCCGCGCACACTGTCCCGGCATACTGCCGCGCTCTGCATCCCGATCCAGACACAGACACACAGACACAGAGCTTTTGGCAGCTCCTGCTCGGCTGCTCCCATGGGGCTCTGCCTGTCCGTGGCCCTGTGGAAGGACAAGGCCTACGCCCGCCGCCGGGCCGTGCAGCACGACGGCGCCGTCGACGTGATGGtgcgtggcggcagcggcggcggcgtcacTGGATACGGGCTTCTGGCAGGGGGCGGAGtgccggaggcggaggaggccgtggCCGTGGCGGCGCCGAGGGCTTCGGGCGCGCTGGGCACGCCGGCGCGGCCGATATGGCAGAGGAGGGTGCTCATGGGCGTCAAGTGCCGGTTGCCGAAGTTCAGCGGCATGATCCTGTACGACGAGCGCGGCCGGCCGGTGGGCGGCGGCGTCCGGGACAGAGCCCGTGACCAG GAGAAGCACGCCGCTGCCATCGATAACATCCTGAGGGACCTGCACTGGTCCAGTCGGTCGCCGGCGGGCAGCTTGATTCCGGCGTCGGCCCGGTCCAGTTGA